One genomic region from Cryptococcus gattii WM276 chromosome C, complete sequence encodes:
- a CDS encoding Calcium-binding mitochondrial carrier SAL1 (Suppressor of AAC2 lethality), putative (Similar to TIGR gene model, INSD accession AAW42549.1), whose protein sequence is MSDNPERDVKIDDMAASSSSSSSEPHYTLSPHPPHADSSFHPLPTDPTPPPQPMSLREAPGPDVFPDHRPTLAEFRAKEGPAARASKLRVLWKSLPPLPSIPDGDEPTPTQKMQLPGQGTTAALSPERAERLRRLYEEELVKRISEKRPDSSLWGGPDDLEPEMRNLKGKNIAWQDFRRFLWDKEKELWDIFQELDHNADGRLDAQEMRAALARSGVDVTPATVSDLVHFLASHSNKEGLPGGPPQEGSEEGIYLTFADFRDFLIMLPRKATPFEIYKFYQVRKRFSDGRGAARVDKEGDINISFPKAPNSPQTSTAAGFFSPPKQRKEEDEEFADTPGVYEEEVEIVQEDRHEAWRFLLAGGIAGAVSRTVTAPFDRLKVYLITTDDFSAFNRHPHFNHPLRIGFRAVTNLWGAVQRIYVDGGGMRAFWVGNGLNVTKIFPESAIKFVSYEQSKKFLAKYWDQVSDPSELSSSSRFISGGVGGITSQLSIYGLETLKTRIQSDIGPNQGWSHVVKTAKEMWKAGGVRTYYRGLTLGLIGVFPYSAIDMGTYETLKTAYCRSTDTDEPPVFAVLSFGALSGSIGAASVYPVNLLRTRLQASGSSGHPHKYTGFRDVLQHTLKNEGWRGLYKGLLPSILKVGPAVGVSWIVYEESKRMLGV, encoded by the exons ATGTCAGATAACCCGGAAAGAG ACGTTAAGATAGATGATATGGCagcctcatcctcatcctcatcctccgAACCCCATTACACCCTCTCACCTCATCCACCTCACGCCGACTCATCATTTCACCCCTTACCCACCGATCCAAcgcctcctcctcagccTATGTCCCTTCGCGAAGCCCCTGGACCCGACGTCTTTCCGGATCACCGGCCCACTCTTGCCGAATTCCGCGCCAAAGAAGGTCCTGCAGCAAGAGCTTCAAAACTCAGAGTCCTTTGGAAATCccttccccctcttccATCCATTCCTGACGGTGATGAACCTACACCGACACAAAAGATGCAGCTCCCTGGCCAGGGTACTACCGCTGCCCTGTCACCCGAGCGTGCTGAGAGGTTAAGAAGGCTCTATGAAGAAGAATTGGTCAAGCGTATTAGTGAGAAGAGGCCGGATAGTTCGTTATGGGGCGGACCTGATGACCTTGAGCCGGAAATGAGGAATTTAAAGGGCAAAAATATCGCATGGCAAGATTTCAGGCGGTTCTTATGGGATAAAGAGAAAGAGTTGTGGGATATCTTCCAGGAACTGGATCATAATGCGGACGGCCGTCTTGATGCGCAAGAGATGCGAGCGGCACTTGCTCGTTCAGGGGTGGACGTCACACCAGCAACTGTTTCTGATCTTGTCCATTTCCTTGCCAGTCACTCGAACAAAGAAGGATTACCCGGAGGGCCCCCGCAGGAAGGTTCAGAAGAGGGGATATATCTTACATTCGCCGATTTTAGAGATTTCTTGATCATGTTGCCGAGAAAAGCGACGCCATTTGAAATATACAAGT TCTATCAAGTCCGAAAACGATTCTCTGACGGCCGAGGTGCCGCTCGTGTCGACAAAGAAGGCGATATCAATATCTCCTTCCCCAAAGCTCCTAACTCCCCTCAAACATCCACCGCTGCTGGTTTCTTCAGCCCCCCGAAACAAcgcaaagaagaagacgaagagtTTGCCGACACCCCCGGAGTGTACGAGGAGGAAGTTGAAATTGTGCAGGAAGATAGGCATGAGGCGTGGAGGTTCCTCTTGGCGGGTGGTATTGCCGGTGCCGTATCGCGGACGGTGACGGCTCCATTTGACAGGCTGAAAGTCTACCTCATCACGACTGATGATTTTTCGGCCTTTAATCGCCATCCGCATTTCAACCATCCTTTACGAATTGGCTTCAGGGCGGTGACGAACCTGTGGGGAGCGGTGCAGAGGATTTATGTGGACGGTGGAGGAATGAGAGCGTTCTGGGTTGGGAACGGGTTGAACGTGACAAAGATCTTCCCT GAATCCGCTATCAAATTCGTCTCATACGAACAATCCAAAAAATTCCTCGCCAAATACTGGGATCAAGTCTCAGACCCATCAGAACTCTCGTCCTCTTCCCGCTTCATCTCTGGCGGTGTCGGCGGTATCACCTCCCAACTGAGCATTTACGGTCTCGAAACACTCAAAACGCGGATACAGAGCGATATCGGTCCGAACCAAGGATGGAGCCATGTCGTCAAGACCGCAAAGGAAATGTGGAAAGCCGGAGGGGTCAGGACGTATTACCGCGGATTGACTTTGGGTCTGATCGGCGTTTTCCCCTATAGTGCGATTGATATGGGAACGTATGAGACACTCAAGACGGCGTATTGTCGGTCGACAGATACGGATGAGCCGCCTGTATTTGCCGTACTCTCGTTTGGTGCGCTTTCAGGGTCTATTGGCGCTGCATCTGTTTATC CTGTCAACCTCCTTCGAACACGTCTCCAAGCCTCTGGCTCATCTGGCCACCCACATAAATACACAGGCTTCCGCGACGTCTTGCAGCATACCCTCAAGAatgaaggatggagaggcCTTTATAAAGGGTTGTTGCCTAGTATATTGAAGGTGGGCCCTGCGGTGGGTGTTAGCTGGATTGTCTACGAAGAGTCAAAGAGGATGCTGGGTGTTTAA